The following are from one region of the Cloacibacterium sp. TD35 genome:
- a CDS encoding MotA/TolQ/ExbB proton channel family protein translates to MEMNVSTQEEQVVAKKVGGLNPAVVLPILYVIALGIYIFILGNPGNFKNEGVTGLSVAFSDVENKDLHPDSFMGIIYMGGPIVHILILFMITVIVFAIERFFVLRKAAGTGNLENFVVKVRNLLDKNKIDEAIEECDAQRGSVGNVVKEGLTTYKALANDTTLNKEQKMVALTKSVEEATTLEMPMLEKNMMILSTLGTVATLVALLGTVIGMIKSFQALGAAGGTPDAAALSIGISEALINTALGIGTSAIAIILYNFFTSKIDGLTYKIDEIGMSIQQSFAEFN, encoded by the coding sequence ATGGAAATGAATGTTTCAACACAAGAGGAGCAAGTAGTTGCTAAAAAAGTAGGAGGTCTTAATCCTGCAGTTGTTTTACCTATTCTATATGTTATAGCGTTAGGTATTTATATTTTTATTTTAGGTAATCCTGGTAACTTTAAGAACGAAGGGGTTACTGGTCTTTCAGTTGCTTTTTCTGATGTAGAGAATAAGGATTTGCATCCAGATTCTTTCATGGGGATTATTTACATGGGTGGGCCAATCGTTCACATCTTAATTTTATTCATGATTACTGTAATCGTTTTCGCTATTGAGCGTTTCTTCGTTCTTAGAAAAGCAGCAGGTACAGGTAACTTAGAAAACTTTGTAGTAAAAGTTAGAAATTTACTTGACAAAAATAAAATTGATGAAGCTATTGAAGAGTGTGATGCTCAGAGAGGTTCTGTAGGTAACGTAGTAAAAGAAGGTCTTACTACTTACAAAGCTCTAGCAAACGATACAACGCTTAACAAAGAACAAAAAATGGTAGCACTTACTAAATCTGTTGAAGAAGCTACTACATTAGAAATGCCAATGTTAGAAAAGAACATGATGATTCTTTCTACTCTAGGTACAGTTGCTACGTTAGTTGCACTATTAGGAACGGTAATCGGTATGATTAAGTCTTTCCAAGCTTTAGGTGCTGCTGGAGGTACTCCTGATGCTGCTGCATTATCAATCGGTATTTCTGAAGCACTTATCAACACTGCATTAGGTATTGGTACTTCGGCTATCGCTATTATTCTTTATAACTTCTTTACTTCTAAAATTGACGGACTTACATACAAAATCGACGAGATTGGTATGTCTATCCAACAATCTTTTGCAGAATTTAACTAA
- a CDS encoding ExbD/TolR family protein, whose product MARVKPKRHGVVTDMTAMCDVTFLLLTFFIMTTQFKKPDVEQIKPPTSISEKLLPDGNLMTVNVTPDGKFYFAAVENFKERSELLDKMGAKYGVKFSDADKVAFFKTPAIGVPMNQLKSFLNMPEDQRKFVKTAGVPLDSTNKQLIDWISSSLEINPEYKLAIKGDANTNYPKVKNLFEGLRDIEYYKFWLITSQETNK is encoded by the coding sequence ATGGCGAGAGTCAAACCAAAAAGACACGGTGTTGTAACAGACATGACAGCAATGTGTGATGTTACTTTCTTGCTTCTTACATTCTTTATTATGACTACTCAGTTTAAAAAGCCTGATGTAGAGCAAATTAAACCGCCAACTTCTATTTCTGAAAAATTACTTCCAGATGGAAACTTAATGACAGTTAATGTTACTCCAGACGGTAAGTTTTATTTCGCAGCTGTTGAAAACTTTAAAGAAAGATCAGAGTTGCTAGACAAAATGGGAGCTAAATATGGTGTAAAATTTTCAGACGCAGACAAAGTAGCTTTTTTCAAAACTCCTGCAATCGGAGTTCCAATGAATCAGCTAAAGAGTTTTCTTAATATGCCTGAAGATCAAAGAAAGTTTGTAAAAACTGCAGGAGTTCCATTAGACAGTACAAATAAGCAATTAATAGATTGGATTAGTAGCAGTCTTGAAATTAATCCAGAATATAAATTGGCTATTAAAGGAGATGCAAACACTAATTACCCTAAAGTAAAAAATTTATTTGAAGGGCTTAGAGATATAGAGTATTATAAGTTTTGGTTAATTACTAGCCAGGAAACTAATAAATAG
- the bshB1 gene encoding bacillithiol biosynthesis deacetylase BshB1, whose amino-acid sequence MKVDILAIGAHPDDVELGCGGTIAKLISEGKKVAIIDLTEGELGTRGTNETRAQEAAAASEILGISARENLKMKDGFIINSQEYQFRIIEMIRKYQPEIVLCNAIDDRHPDHAKAAKLVSDACFLSGLIKIETELNGESQKFWRPKQVFHYIQWKNIEPDFVMDISGFLDKKIEACLAYKTQFYDPTSTEPMTPIATKDFLESLTYRAQDLGRLSGVDYAEGFTTEKLLAFKNFEGIIC is encoded by the coding sequence ATGAAAGTAGATATTTTAGCAATAGGAGCACATCCAGATGATGTAGAGTTAGGCTGCGGAGGGACTATAGCAAAATTAATTTCCGAAGGGAAAAAAGTAGCCATCATAGACCTTACCGAAGGCGAATTGGGAACTAGAGGAACGAATGAAACCAGAGCACAAGAAGCTGCTGCAGCATCCGAAATTTTGGGAATTTCTGCTAGAGAAAATCTTAAAATGAAAGATGGTTTTATCATCAATTCACAAGAATATCAGTTTAGAATTATAGAAATGATTAGGAAATACCAACCTGAAATCGTGCTTTGTAATGCGATTGACGACAGGCATCCTGATCATGCAAAAGCCGCAAAATTAGTTTCAGATGCTTGTTTTTTATCTGGATTGATTAAAATAGAGACCGAATTAAATGGTGAATCCCAAAAATTTTGGAGGCCAAAACAGGTTTTTCATTACATTCAGTGGAAAAATATTGAACCAGATTTTGTGATGGATATTTCTGGATTTTTAGACAAAAAAATAGAGGCTTGTTTGGCTTATAAAACTCAGTTTTATGACCCAACTTCCACAGAACCAATGACTCCCATCGCAACCAAAGATTTTTTAGAAAGTCTTACTTACAGAGCGCAAGATTTAGGGAGATTAAGTGGAGTAGATTATGCAGAAGGTTTCACAACTGAAAAGTTATTAGCATTTAAAAATTTTGAAGGAATTATTTGTTAA
- a CDS encoding energy transducer TonB, which yields MENENLNYNPSLDEIVFEHRNKEYGAYDLRSSYRRILTRSMIIGTLIFCIAAITPFVVMKIKQLTAKEKTEVDANLIEILPEEQVKEEIVEKEETPPPPPPKVEEKIEILQNVVPEPVKAPKVETPPPPISEQLKTTTGLVNQEGVKQTNYAPPPVAAPPKAAAVESKAPSTTEVYESVDQEAEFPGSLNSFRNKIAENFDNSAMEGGEGTLKTTVTFIVERDGSISDVKASGSNSDFNSEAVRTVKSIRTKWVPAKINGQPVRQRFRLPLTMNFE from the coding sequence ATGGAAAATGAAAATTTAAATTACAATCCATCTTTAGATGAAATTGTATTTGAGCATAGAAATAAAGAATACGGTGCATATGATTTAAGATCAAGTTATAGAAGAATCTTAACAAGATCTATGATCATTGGAACTCTTATTTTCTGTATAGCAGCAATTACTCCATTTGTAGTAATGAAAATTAAGCAATTAACTGCTAAAGAAAAAACAGAAGTAGATGCTAACCTTATCGAAATTCTTCCTGAAGAACAAGTGAAAGAAGAGATTGTGGAAAAAGAAGAAACTCCACCACCTCCACCACCTAAAGTAGAAGAGAAAATAGAAATTCTACAAAACGTAGTACCTGAGCCAGTAAAGGCGCCTAAAGTGGAAACTCCACCTCCGCCGATTTCTGAGCAGTTAAAAACTACTACAGGTCTTGTAAATCAAGAAGGGGTAAAACAAACGAATTATGCACCACCTCCTGTTGCTGCTCCACCAAAAGCTGCTGCAGTAGAGTCTAAAGCTCCAAGTACTACAGAGGTTTATGAATCTGTAGACCAAGAAGCGGAATTCCCAGGAAGTTTAAATTCTTTCAGAAATAAAATTGCTGAAAATTTTGACAACTCTGCAATGGAAGGAGGCGAAGGGACGCTTAAAACTACAGTAACTTTTATTGTAGAAAGAGATGGTTCAATTTCTGATGTTAAAGCATCTGGATCTAACTCAGATTTTAATAGTGAAGCTGTAAGAACAGTGAAAAGTATTAGAACAAAATGGGTTCCTGCAAAAATTAATGGTCAGCCAGTAAGACAAAGATTTAGGTTACCATTAACTATGAATTTTGAATAA
- a CDS encoding HIT family protein, producing MSSIFTKIVNGEIPCYKIAEDENYLAFLDAMPLAKGHTLVIPKKQVDLIFDLESEEFKNLWGFAQQVAKKVGASMPCVRVGVAVIGLEVPHAHIHLVPMNTMQDLNFGNKRLKLSPEEYQEIQNKIINS from the coding sequence ATGAGTTCTATATTCACCAAAATTGTAAACGGAGAAATCCCGTGCTACAAAATCGCTGAAGACGAAAATTATTTAGCTTTCTTAGATGCAATGCCATTAGCAAAAGGTCATACTTTAGTGATTCCAAAGAAACAAGTAGACTTAATTTTTGATTTAGAATCAGAAGAATTTAAAAATCTTTGGGGATTCGCTCAACAAGTAGCTAAAAAAGTTGGAGCATCGATGCCATGTGTAAGAGTCGGGGTGGCAGTGATAGGATTAGAAGTTCCTCACGCACACATCCATTTGGTTCCCATGAATACCATGCAAGACCTTAATTTTGGAAACAAAAGACTGAAACTTTCACCAGAAGAATATCAAGAAATTCAAAATAAAATAATTAACTCTTAA
- a CDS encoding ExbD/TolR family protein, with the protein MAEVQVQDKSEKGGKVRSKKQSTKVDMTPMVDLNFLMLMFFMFTTTFSKPNVMDLGLPAKPKVDAPKPPPTEIDLSNSISLIIGKDNRIFYHQLDQAGLNEQTLQETTYDREGITKVIEQAKRNAKDVTKFTVIIKPTDDAVYKNFVDILDEMAITKSEQYGVTDIKPWEKAIYEKKVGGSTPAPAQ; encoded by the coding sequence ATGGCAGAAGTACAAGTACAAGACAAGAGCGAAAAGGGAGGCAAAGTCCGTTCCAAAAAGCAGAGTACTAAGGTTGACATGACACCAATGGTGGATCTTAACTTTTTGATGCTTATGTTTTTTATGTTTACTACTACATTTAGTAAACCTAATGTAATGGACCTTGGGTTACCAGCTAAACCAAAAGTAGATGCTCCAAAACCACCACCAACTGAAATTGATTTATCTAACTCAATTTCTTTGATTATTGGTAAAGATAATAGAATTTTCTATCACCAGTTAGATCAAGCAGGTCTTAATGAACAGACTTTACAAGAAACTACCTATGATAGAGAAGGGATTACAAAAGTAATCGAGCAAGCAAAACGTAATGCTAAAGATGTTACTAAGTTTACAGTAATTATCAAGCCTACAGATGATGCAGTATATAAAAATTTCGTAGATATTTTAGATGAAATGGCGATTACTAAGTCAGAACAATATGGTGTTACAGACATTAAGCCATGGGAAAAAGCTATCTACGAGAAAAAAGTTGGAGGTTCTACACCGGCACCAGCTCAATAA
- a CDS encoding tetratricopeptide repeat protein: MKYIFGLPKKIVFGAAATFLLSFASAQTVSEGINNLDSHKYAKAKEIFNQMIAKSPSAENYYYLGYSYLSQFEPNFELAKENFDKGLAIDSKSYLNKIGLATIKLGKGQKASALTELTQVAKESKEKDAEVLYRIGEALTMFENNNDPALAITYINKAIEKAQKYGVPAYYYYTLGDAYRLTRDPGNAMTAYDRASEVAKNKASVFYRMATLWMAAKQYKKAEENIAKAINTDATYAPAYKAQAQYNKIFQRHEETTQSLINYTKYADEDPSTALEIAKLYFINSDFAESKATLDKVFDKVNDPIKYKLRAYLQYNENDFANAKANLETYYAKVEQSRIIPSDAGLEAVIYAGLASKEADATVKASLMQKANEKLAVVKAAKDDTLDWNSEFAKASSGAAELQAKADAGPSNDNIVALKKQVAANKEDTTALFNLAMAYQEVSNWNGAALAWQKMNDLLPTWEPAYYSKGYALQQAGYKELAAVAFQKYIDIALTKTPAEQQALHETLFGAYYSVAYLLHTTDKVKANEALQKALAMKPNDHNSLLLQKELMK; this comes from the coding sequence ATGAAATATATATTCGGACTTCCTAAAAAAATAGTTTTTGGTGCAGCGGCAACTTTTCTATTAAGTTTTGCAAGTGCACAAACAGTGTCAGAAGGGATTAATAATTTAGATAGCCATAAATATGCTAAGGCTAAAGAAATTTTTAATCAAATGATTGCCAAGTCACCTTCTGCAGAAAACTATTATTATTTAGGATACTCATATTTAAGTCAGTTTGAACCCAATTTTGAACTAGCTAAAGAAAATTTCGATAAAGGTTTAGCAATTGATTCTAAAAGCTATCTTAATAAAATTGGTCTTGCTACCATTAAATTAGGTAAAGGTCAAAAAGCTTCGGCACTTACTGAGCTTACTCAGGTTGCAAAAGAGTCTAAAGAAAAAGACGCAGAAGTTCTTTACAGAATCGGAGAAGCTCTTACCATGTTCGAAAATAATAATGATCCAGCTTTAGCCATTACTTATATTAATAAAGCAATTGAAAAAGCTCAGAAATATGGTGTTCCTGCTTATTATTACTACACTTTAGGAGATGCATATAGATTAACTAGAGATCCAGGAAATGCAATGACTGCTTACGATAGAGCATCTGAAGTAGCTAAAAATAAAGCATCTGTTTTTTACAGAATGGCTACATTATGGATGGCTGCTAAACAATATAAAAAAGCAGAAGAAAATATTGCAAAAGCAATCAATACAGATGCAACCTATGCTCCTGCTTACAAAGCTCAAGCTCAATATAACAAAATTTTCCAAAGACACGAGGAAACTACACAGAGTTTGATTAATTATACGAAGTATGCAGACGAAGATCCAAGTACAGCATTAGAAATTGCTAAATTATACTTTATTAATAGTGACTTTGCAGAATCTAAAGCGACTTTGGATAAAGTTTTTGACAAAGTAAATGATCCTATTAAATATAAATTAAGAGCTTATTTACAGTATAATGAAAATGATTTTGCAAACGCTAAAGCTAATCTAGAAACTTATTATGCAAAAGTTGAGCAATCTAGAATCATTCCGAGTGATGCTGGTTTAGAAGCGGTAATTTATGCAGGATTAGCATCTAAAGAAGCTGATGCTACTGTAAAAGCTTCTTTAATGCAGAAAGCAAACGAAAAATTAGCCGTAGTAAAAGCTGCTAAAGATGATACTTTAGATTGGAATTCAGAATTCGCGAAAGCATCAAGTGGTGCTGCAGAGCTTCAAGCAAAAGCAGACGCAGGTCCTTCTAATGATAACATCGTGGCACTAAAAAAACAAGTAGCTGCTAATAAAGAAGATACTACTGCATTGTTTAATTTAGCAATGGCTTATCAAGAAGTAAGCAATTGGAATGGAGCTGCTCTAGCTTGGCAGAAAATGAATGATCTTCTCCCAACATGGGAACCCGCTTATTACAGCAAAGGTTATGCATTACAACAAGCTGGGTATAAAGAACTAGCTGCTGTAGCTTTCCAGAAATATATAGATATAGCTTTGACTAAAACTCCTGCGGAGCAACAGGCTTTACACGAAACATTGTTCGGTGCTTACTATTCTGTAGCTTACTTGTTACATACTACTGATAAGGTAAAAGCAAATGAAGCTTTACAAAAGGCACTTGCGATGAAACCAAACGATCATAATTCACTTCTTTTACAAAAAGAATTAATGAAATAA
- the greA gene encoding transcription elongation factor GreA, with protein sequence MNYVTKEGLEKMKAELEQLESIERPKITQQIAEARDKGDLSENAEYDAAKEAQGLLEMKISKIKDIIANSKVIDESQLDTSKVSILCTVRLKNNATKQEQKFTLVPDNESDIKAGKISVNTPIAKGLLGKAVGETAEIVLPNGNKLSFEVLEISL encoded by the coding sequence ATGAATTATGTAACCAAAGAAGGTTTGGAAAAAATGAAGGCAGAGTTAGAACAACTCGAAAGCATAGAAAGGCCTAAAATTACTCAACAAATTGCAGAAGCAAGAGATAAAGGAGACTTATCTGAAAATGCAGAATATGACGCAGCAAAAGAAGCGCAAGGCTTGCTAGAAATGAAAATCTCTAAAATTAAAGATATTATTGCAAATTCTAAAGTGATTGACGAAAGCCAACTGGACACTTCTAAAGTTTCTATACTTTGTACCGTTCGTCTTAAAAATAATGCAACCAAACAAGAACAAAAATTTACGCTTGTTCCAGATAATGAATCTGATATTAAAGCAGGAAAAATTTCTGTAAATACTCCTATTGCAAAAGGATTGCTAGGTAAAGCTGTAGGCGAAACAGCGGAGATTGTATTACCAAACGGTAATAAACTTTCTTTTGAAGTTTTAGAAATTTCATTGTAA
- the clpX gene encoding ATP-dependent Clp protease ATP-binding subunit ClpX, with product MNPNQCSFCGRKKSEVEILISGQNGFICENCVEQAHAIVKESVHEDEFSPATSIEELKKPREIKEFLDEYVIGQDQAKKQLSIAVYNHYKRLLHNKDENKSVEIEKSNIIMVGETGTGKTLLAKTIAKQLNVPFCIVDATILTEAGYVGEDVESILSRLLMVADYDVEKAEKGIVFIDEIDKIARKSDNPSITRDVSGEGVQQGLLKLLEGSIVNVPPQGGRKHPDQKYIQVNTQNILFIAGGAFDGIKEIIERRLNKQAIGFSTDKHSKVEEESYILEKLNATDLRSFGLIPELLGRFPIVTHLDKLTKETMLRILTEPKNSIINQFVELFRLDGIKLSFTEEALEKIVDYTIDKGLGARGLRGTTEKVLEDYMYKIDEIDKNLQIDNEDIMI from the coding sequence ATGAATCCTAATCAATGCTCATTTTGCGGAAGAAAAAAATCTGAAGTGGAAATTTTAATCTCAGGACAAAATGGATTTATCTGTGAAAACTGCGTAGAACAAGCGCATGCTATCGTAAAAGAAAGTGTACATGAAGATGAGTTTTCGCCAGCTACCTCGATTGAAGAGCTTAAAAAACCTAGGGAAATTAAAGAATTTCTAGACGAATATGTTATTGGTCAAGATCAAGCCAAAAAACAATTATCAATAGCGGTTTATAATCATTATAAAAGACTTCTTCATAATAAAGACGAAAATAAATCTGTAGAGATTGAGAAGTCTAATATTATTATGGTGGGCGAAACAGGAACAGGTAAAACACTTTTAGCGAAAACCATTGCTAAGCAATTAAACGTTCCGTTTTGTATTGTAGATGCTACCATTTTAACAGAAGCTGGTTACGTAGGAGAAGATGTAGAAAGTATTTTGTCTAGACTTCTCATGGTGGCAGATTATGATGTGGAAAAGGCGGAAAAAGGAATTGTTTTTATTGATGAAATTGATAAAATTGCTAGAAAATCAGACAATCCGAGTATTACCAGAGATGTTTCTGGTGAGGGGGTTCAGCAAGGTTTATTGAAACTTCTAGAAGGTAGTATTGTAAATGTTCCGCCACAAGGAGGAAGGAAACATCCTGACCAAAAATACATTCAAGTCAATACTCAGAATATTTTATTTATTGCAGGTGGAGCTTTTGATGGGATTAAAGAAATCATTGAGAGAAGACTCAATAAGCAAGCGATAGGTTTCAGTACAGATAAACATTCTAAAGTAGAAGAAGAAAGCTATATTTTAGAAAAATTAAATGCTACAGATTTAAGAAGTTTCGGGCTTATTCCAGAACTGTTAGGTAGATTTCCTATTGTTACCCATTTGGATAAACTCACCAAAGAAACCATGCTTAGAATTCTTACAGAGCCCAAAAATTCTATTATCAATCAGTTTGTAGAATTATTTAGATTAGATGGAATAAAACTTTCATTTACTGAAGAAGCACTAGAAAAAATTGTAGATTATACTATTGATAAAGGCTTGGGTGCAAGAGGTCTTAGGGGGACTACAGAGAAGGTTTTAGAGGATTATATGTATAAAATAGATGAAATAGATAAAAATTTACAAATAGATAATGAGGATATTATGATATAA
- a CDS encoding peroxiredoxin family protein has translation MKRKISQFVFLLLSYLVSAQFTIKIEAPKDFSFNEAYLYTLNGSKDILVDKAEKKNDTWVFSVKNNYQGLLKIYFPQANTSVNFISENKNVELRFTTKNNKVHQIDYIDEANNIFYSIQDQQKKKEQILPALYQIQNFYKENSDFGIALKNEIAHLSSDVTYDYEKHPFLNYYFKTYQIYLQESVGKKNPTNDEIISFLNNTQNFLETSSLLKPILMVFLSNTSRTSLGDEIDKLLTTVNIETPRGQTILSELIEIFNVYSIKDLKEKYLKEAKNLKCTINDRLANTIKANTNTEIGKIIPNNIFHNPVNTKVKSLHEVKADKKIIILWSSTCSHCEKEIGEMVLQYNKLKEKNIEVVGLSLDSDAKSYSDKVKMLPWINDTELKGWYSSYVDTYNVHATPTFYIVDAKNKIIANPDNFSEILELLQLK, from the coding sequence ATGAAAAGAAAAATATCACAATTCGTATTTTTATTGTTGAGCTATTTGGTTTCAGCTCAATTTACCATCAAGATAGAAGCTCCCAAAGATTTTTCATTTAATGAAGCTTATCTCTATACTTTAAATGGGTCTAAGGATATTTTAGTAGATAAGGCAGAAAAAAAGAATGATACTTGGGTATTTAGTGTGAAAAATAATTATCAAGGATTATTAAAAATTTATTTTCCTCAGGCAAATACATCTGTGAATTTTATCTCAGAAAATAAAAATGTAGAACTTAGATTTACTACTAAAAATAACAAAGTGCACCAGATAGATTATATTGATGAGGCAAATAATATTTTTTACAGTATCCAGGATCAGCAGAAAAAAAAGGAGCAAATTTTACCTGCCCTCTACCAAATTCAAAATTTCTACAAAGAAAACTCTGATTTTGGCATAGCGCTTAAAAATGAAATTGCTCATCTAAGTTCAGACGTTACTTATGATTATGAAAAGCATCCTTTTTTAAATTATTATTTTAAAACCTATCAGATTTATTTACAAGAGTCTGTAGGGAAGAAAAATCCTACTAATGATGAAATTATCTCTTTTCTTAATAATACGCAGAATTTTTTAGAGACATCTTCTCTTCTTAAGCCTATTTTAATGGTCTTTTTAAGTAATACTAGCAGAACGAGCTTAGGGGATGAAATAGATAAACTGCTAACTACCGTAAACATAGAAACCCCACGTGGACAAACAATTTTGTCTGAATTAATAGAAATTTTTAATGTATACAGCATTAAAGATCTAAAGGAAAAATATCTTAAAGAAGCGAAGAATTTAAAATGTACAATTAATGATAGATTAGCCAATACTATAAAAGCCAATACAAATACAGAAATAGGTAAAATTATACCGAATAATATTTTCCATAATCCAGTAAATACTAAAGTGAAGTCTTTACACGAAGTAAAAGCAGATAAAAAGATTATTATATTATGGTCTTCTACTTGTTCTCACTGCGAAAAAGAAATTGGAGAGATGGTTCTTCAGTATAATAAATTAAAAGAAAAAAATATTGAAGTAGTGGGGCTTTCTTTGGATTCTGATGCTAAATCATATTCTGATAAAGTTAAAATGTTACCTTGGATTAATGATACTGAATTAAAAGGTTGGTACAGCAGTTATGTAGATACCTATAATGTACATGCTACACCAACTTTCTATATAGTAGATGCTAAGAATAAGATTATAGCTAACCCAGATAACTTTTCTGAAATTTTAGAATTATTACAGCTAAAATAA
- a CDS encoding PstS family phosphate ABC transporter substrate-binding protein — MKKFKSFIFFILAFSIISCSQNESSRPNKGEIVIAADESFRNVTEALAERYVAHYPETKLHLKFQKEDYALMDLLKQNVRVIVMSRELTDKEKELYKQMVDLPLKPAKFAGDAAVFIVAKNSPRNSISIEDIKKELQSDEKNIIFDGVNASNFNFVAQKLNLPPQKIKYSLIKGNKGIVEQINKFPNSIGVISLNTISNPYSLEAKNLREQIKILPITVNNTSYLPDLENIRNMKYPFTRILYFLTNEGHFGLGNGFIRFSCTQKGQIVVSKEGLQPYNIFKREVMMR; from the coding sequence ATGAAGAAATTTAAGAGTTTTATTTTTTTTATTTTGGCGTTCTCAATCATTTCTTGTTCTCAAAATGAATCAAGCAGACCTAATAAAGGCGAGATAGTAATAGCCGCAGATGAATCCTTTAGAAACGTAACAGAAGCTCTAGCAGAAAGGTATGTTGCGCATTATCCAGAAACTAAACTTCATCTGAAATTTCAGAAAGAAGACTATGCCTTAATGGATTTATTAAAGCAAAATGTAAGAGTTATTGTGATGTCTAGAGAACTCACTGATAAAGAAAAAGAACTCTACAAACAAATGGTAGATTTACCATTAAAACCAGCGAAATTTGCTGGAGATGCAGCGGTATTCATCGTAGCTAAAAATTCCCCTAGAAACTCGATTAGTATAGAAGACATAAAAAAAGAGCTACAATCTGATGAAAAAAATATAATTTTTGATGGAGTAAATGCTAGTAATTTCAATTTTGTAGCACAGAAATTAAATTTACCTCCTCAAAAAATAAAATATTCACTAATCAAAGGCAATAAAGGAATAGTTGAACAAATCAATAAATTTCCTAATAGTATTGGGGTAATAAGTTTAAACACTATTTCTAATCCTTATTCTCTGGAAGCTAAAAATCTAAGAGAGCAAATTAAGATTCTACCTATTACAGTAAATAATACCTCTTATCTTCCTGATTTAGAAAATATTAGAAACATGAAATATCCTTTTACAAGGATTCTTTATTTTTTAACCAATGAAGGACACTTCGGATTAGGCAATGGCTTCATAAGATTTTCTTGTACACAAAAAGGACAGATAGTTGTAAGTAAAGAAGGACTTCAACCTTATAATATTTTTAAGAGAGAAGTAATGATGAGATAA
- the dtd gene encoding D-aminoacyl-tRNA deacylase produces MKIVVQRVKEASVALEGKIVGEISQGLLLLIGVDENDTQEDANWLIKKVVDLRIFSDTEGKMNLSVKDVAGEILCISQFTLISDYKKGNRPSYIKAAKPEKAIPLFEYFKSEIAKSGLKIESGIFGADMKVSLLNDGPVTLVLDSITKV; encoded by the coding sequence ATGAAAATAGTAGTTCAACGTGTAAAAGAGGCATCTGTAGCATTAGAAGGAAAAATTGTAGGAGAAATTTCTCAAGGATTGCTCCTTCTCATCGGTGTAGATGAAAATGACACTCAAGAAGATGCCAATTGGTTAATTAAAAAAGTGGTAGACTTAAGAATTTTTTCAGATACTGAAGGAAAAATGAACCTTTCTGTAAAAGATGTAGCTGGAGAGATTTTATGTATCAGCCAGTTTACTTTAATCTCTGATTACAAAAAAGGCAATAGACCTTCATATATAAAAGCAGCTAAACCAGAAAAAGCCATTCCTCTATTTGAATATTTTAAATCTGAAATTGCTAAATCTGGATTAAAAATAGAAAGCGGAATATTCGGGGCAGATATGAAAGTATCTTTACTGAATGATGGCCCTGTAACTCTGGTTCTAGACAGCATCACCAAAGTATAA